The Argiope bruennichi chromosome 9, qqArgBrue1.1, whole genome shotgun sequence genome contains a region encoding:
- the LOC129983610 gene encoding serine/threonine-protein phosphatase 6 regulatory ankyrin repeat subunit A-like: MSSLHDLITANDFSTLQDRLRAGVNPNTKDARGKTPLHIAVWKKEEHEQKSEAHLQVVRDLIHFGADVNRTDNLGNTPLHFAVCFRNYKMMEILLKCRAGINIQDSQGNTAMHYAIDNCNLLQWAISNYKCPGDRKHADLKAVKLLMYYHADINLSNSLSETPLIWAVKEQNFQIVQILLEGGALHSLSDFCGNGPLHYSLDRTEINVSIVTELLRHGSNHASKNKRSESPVDVYLKRLRNAPPSEQNKAEYVFKLFVFRKNNFNITQCEKIADISRKTKNLLLQFFWCCRYEIEQMKIDEVSTDYTVFELASRGFYYSISEKIPLSFEIFDKVLEKLKKGEYIVYIDIIVSAISKNYMAVKTAENGYWLNRKGEQVEFLNFDTRYRLCYYLTNSELFNLMLAFSSTS, from the coding sequence ATGAGCTCATTGCATGACTTAATCACAGCAAATGATTTTTCAACACTTCAAGACCGACTCAGAGCAGGAGTGAATCCGAATACTAAAGATGCCAGAGGAAAAACACCTCTACACATCGCCGTTTGGAAAAAAGAAGAACATGAACAGAAATCTGAAGCTCATTTGCAAGTTGTACGggatttaattcattttggaGCCGATGTGAATCGTACGGACAACCTCGGAAATACTCCTCTGCATTTTGCCGtatgttttagaaattacaaaatgatggAAATTCTTCTAAAATGTCGTGCGGGAATTAATATACAAGACAGTCAAGGAAACACTGCAATGCATTATGCCATTGATAATTGTAATTTGTTACAGTGGGCAATTTCTAACTATAAATGTCCTGGAGATCGAAAACATGCCGATTTGAAAGCAGTGAAATTACTTATGTACTATCACGCGGATATCAACTTATCTAACAGTTTATCTGAAACTCCCCTAATATGGGCAGTGAAAGAACAGAACTTtcaaattgttcaaatattaCTCGAAGGTGGGGCCCTCCATTCGTTAAGTGATTTCTGTGGAAATGGACCATTGCATTATTCCTTAGATAGAAcagaaattaatgtttcaattgtGACTGAACTTCTCAGACATGGAAGTAATCATGCATCCAAAAATAAACGTTCAGAGAGTCCCGTAGATGTGTATCTTAAAAGACTTCGCAATGCGCCACCTTCAGaacaaaataaagcagaataCGTATTCAAACTTTTTGTGtttcggaaaaataattttaacattacacAATGTGAGAAAATAGCAGACATAAGCAGAAAAACGAAAAATCTTCTGCTCCAATTCTTTTGGTGTTGCCGCTATGAAATTGAACAAATGAAAATTGATGAAGTATCAACAGATTACACTGTTTTTGAATTGGCTTCGAGGggattttattatagtatttctGAAAAGATACCtctttcattcgaaatttttgataaagtacttgaaaaattgaagaaaggcGAATATATCGTGTATATTGACATAATCGTATCCGCTATTTCTAAAAACTATATGGCTGTTAAAACTGCAGAAAATGGCTACTGGTTGAATAGAAAAGGTGAacaagtagaatttttaaattttgatacgcGTTATCGTCTTTGTTACTATTTGACGAATTCTGAATTGTTTAATTTGATGCTAGCGTTTTCATCAACCAgctag
- the LOC129983611 gene encoding putative ankyrin repeat protein RBE_0997 has translation MSLLHDLITANNFATLRDLLGAGINPNTADAGGKTPLHIAVSKNEDNIEESEASLQVVRELIYFGADVNRADNLGNTPLHLAVCFRNYKMMEILLKCNAGIDIQDDLGNTAMHYAIDNYHFLQWTIYNHDCPGDRKHADLTAVKLLLNYLPDINLSNCSCETPLIWAVKEQNLQIVQILLKKGAFYSLRDIHGNDALHYSLDQIEIDKEIVAELLKYRSNHDYKNNDLESPVDAYLKRLRNASPSERKKAEYLFKLFVFRKNNFELAQCREIAAMSRKTKSLLGQFFWYCRFEIEKMKIDELVTCYTVYDLASRGFYYSISEEIPHPFEIFDIILEKLKRGDYTVYIDIIVSGICRDYMAVKTAETGYWMNSKGKRIEFLNFDTRYRLCYYLNNFEMFNLMLALSSTSSFLKICRICNVLFTNV, from the coding sequence atgagcTTATTGCATGATTTAATCACCGCTAATAATTTTGCAACACTTCGTGACCTTCTCGGAGCAGGGATAAATCCGAATACTGCAGATGCCGGAGGAAAAACACCTCTACACATCGCCGTTTCCAAAAATGAGGATAATATAGAAGAATCTGAAGCCAGTTTGCAAGTTGTAagggaattaatttattttggagcTGACGTGAATCGTGCGGACAACCTCGGAAATACTCCTCTGCATTTGGccgtttgttttagaaattacaaaatgatggAAATTCTTCTAAAATGCAATGCAGGAATAGATATACAGGACGATCTTGGAAATACTGCAATGCATTATGCTATTGATAACTACCATTTCTTACAATGGACAATTTATAACCATGACTGTCCTGGAGATCGAAAACATGCCGATTTGACAGCAGTAAAACTACTTCTGAACTATCTTCCGGATATTAACTTATCTAACTGTTCATGTGAAACTCCCCTGATATGGGCCGTGAAAGAACAGAACCTtcaaattgttcaaatattaCTCAAGAAAGGTGCATTCTATTCTTTGAGAGATATACATGGCAATGACGCTTTGCATTATTCTTTAGATCAAATAGAAATAGATAAGGAAATTGTGGCGGAACTCCTCAAATATAGAAGCAATCATGATTACAAAAATAACGATTTAGAAAGTCCTGTAGATGCGTATCTTAAAAGACTACGAAATGCATCCCCTTCAGAACGAAAAAAAGCAGAATACTTATTCAAACTTTTTGTgtttcgtaaaaataattttgagcttGCACAATGCCGAGAAATAGCAGCCATGAGCAGAAAAACGAAAAGCCTTCTTGGCCAATTTTTTTGGTACTGCcgctttgaaattgaaaaaatgaaaattgatgaaCTAGTAACATGTTATACTGTTTATGATTTGGCTTCGAGGggattttattattctatttctgaAGAGATACCTCatccatttgaaatatttgatataatacttgaaaaattgaaaagaggTGATTATACCGTATATATTGACATAATCGTATCTGGTATTTGCAGAGACTATATGGCTGTTAAAACTGCAGAAACTGGATACTGGATGAACAGCAAAggtaaaagaatagaatttttaaattttgacacgCGTTATCGcctttgttattatttaaacaattttgaaatgtttaatttgatGCTAGCGTTGTCATCAACCAgctcgtttttaaaaatatgcagaatCTGCAATGTCTTGTTTACAAATgtataa